Proteins encoded by one window of Seriola aureovittata isolate HTS-2021-v1 ecotype China chromosome 4, ASM2101889v1, whole genome shotgun sequence:
- the LOC130167174 gene encoding multidrug and toxin extrusion protein 1-like — MGEKTDTSAAEGPALASYRAIDMEASSDKLFCCRWVRNKVPLAHREELYHILRMTGPLLLSRILNYLLPFVVTMFCGRLGNDVMAGYGLASATINVTTAATGYGLGLACDTLVSQTFGGRNLLRVGVILQRGIIILLLFCLPCWGLLINAKAILLCVGQDPEVARIAQLYITAFLPAVPAMFLHNLQVSYLQNQGIILPQMYTAAMANIANLVTNYVFLHWLDLGVSGSAAANTLSQIYICAFLFAYIWWKKLHVKTWGGWSVESLQEWGSYMKLAIPSTLMKCFEWWVYEFGGFFAGMLSEDELAAQHAVIMVAFITYMFPLGVQAAACARVGNALGAGDSARAILTSKMSLTLAGSMAVVEGLVLGSTKTVIGSIFTSDEKIIGLVSHLMNAYCFLQFFDGLVCVCTGIFLGTGKQKIPAVANFIGYYCIGLSLSITLIFVAKLRVLGFWLGLLVCVILQSTFYIIVIFKLNWERMTEEALKRAQKNTHMILLSTAALSDTAGNNTADRTAGNGNSVNGYISVRSECHDGNTETQDGHVVQQVKGGRLSTTQLILRRGLTMFLAVGLLAVGASVHFLAPFPQTFSSEANFTKAWINSTYTPDQILSTVLVPNEESA; from the exons ATGGGAGAAAAGACGGACACTTCGGCAGCAGAGGGACCTGCATTGGCATCTTATCGTGCTATAGATATGGAGGCGTCCAGTGACAAGCTTTTCTGCTGCAGGTGGGTGCGCAACAAGGTTCCCCTGGCCCACAGAGAGGAGCTGTACCACATCCTGAGGATGACGGGGCCTCTG CTGCTCTCTCGAATCCTCAATTACCTGCTTCCATTTGTAGTCACAATGTTCTGTGGACGTCTGGGAAATGACGTGATGGCTGGCTACGGATTGGCTTCTGCT aCGATTAATGTCACCACTGCAGCAACTGGATATGGTCTGGGGCTGGCATGTGATACGCTGGTGTCTCAG ACATTTGGTGGTAGGAACCTGCTGCGGGTGGGAGTGATCCTTCAGCGGGGCATCATCATCCTGTTGCTGTTCTGTCTGCCTTGCTGGGGTCTGCTCATTAATGCCAAGGCCATCCTGTTATGTGTGGGTCAGGACCCTGAGGTGGCCAG AATAGCCCAGCTGTATATTACAGCCTTCCTCCCTGCTGTACCA GCAATGTTTCTACATAATCTTCAGGTGTCTTACCTGCAGAACCAG GGTATAATACTGCCTCAAATGTACACTGCCGCCATGGCAAACATTGCAAATCTGGTGACGAACTACGTCTTTCTTCACTGGCTGGATCTGGGGGTTAG tGGATCTGCAGCAGCCAATACTCTGTCTCAGAtttacatctgtgcttttctgtTTGCTTACATTTGGTGGAAGAAGCTCCATGTGAAAACATGGGGAG GTTGGTCCGTAGAATCACTGCAGGAGTGGGGTTCCTACATGAAGCTGGCCATCCCCAGTACACTGAtgaagtgctttgagtggtggGTTTATGAGTTTGGAGGATTTTTTGCAG GGATGCTGAGTGAAGACGAGCTGGCAGCTCAACATGCTGTGATAATGGTGGCATTCATAACCTACATG TTTCCTCTCGGTGTTCAAGCTGCAGCGTGTGCCCGTGTGGGTAATGCTCTCGGGGCAGGAGACAGTGCCAGGGCAATCCTCACCAGCAAGATGTCACTCACTCTTGCAG GCAGCATGGCGGTTGTTGAAGGTCTGGTGCTTGGCTCGACTAAAACAGTGATTGGCTCCATCTTCACCTCTGATGA GAAGATCATAGGTCTGGTTTCGCACTTGATGAATGCCTACTGTTTCCTCCAGTTCTTCGATGGTCTTGTG TGTGTGTGCACGGGCATCTTCTTGGGCACGGGCAAACAGAAGATACCAGCTGTGGCTAATTTCATTGGCTACTACTGCATAGGACTTTCACTGAGTATTACTTTAATATTTGTAGCAAAGCTGAGAGTTTTAG gtttttgGCTGGGACTgcttgtttgtgtcattttacaATCCACCTTCTACATCATTGTCATCTTCAAGCTGAACTGGGAGAGAATGACAGAGGAG GCGCTGAAACGAGCTCAGAAGAACACTCACATGATATTACTAAGCACAGCTGCACTGTCGGACACTGCTGGTAACAATACTGCTGACCGGACAGCGGGTAATGGAAAC TCAGTGAATGGCTATATATCTGTGAGAAGTGAGTGCCATGATgggaacacagagacacaagatGGACATGTGGTCCAGCAGGTGAAGGGAGGTCGTCTCTCCACCACCCAGCTGATACTCAGGCGAGGCCTCACTATGTTTTTGGCTGTCGGACTACTGGCTGTGGGAGCAAGTGTGCACTTCCTTGCACCCTTTCCACAGACCTTTTCTTCAGAGGCCAACTTTACGAAGGCCTGGATCAATAGTACGTACACTCCTGATCAAATTTTATCCACTGTTCTGGTCCCAAATGAAGAGTCAGCTTGA